From one [Ruminococcus] lactaris ATCC 29176 genomic stretch:
- the dnaK gene encoding molecular chaperone DnaK has product MGKIIGIDLGTTNSCVAVMEGGQPTVIANTEGARTTPSVVAFTKTGERLVGEPAKRQAVTNAARTISSIKREMGTDYKVDIDGKKYSPQEISAMILQKLKADAEGYLGEKVTEAVITVPAYFNDAQRQATKDAGKIAGLDVKRIINEPTAAALAYGLDNEKEQKIMVYDLGGGTFDVSVIEIGDGVIEVLSTAGNNRLGGDDFDQKITDYMLADFKAKEGVDLSTDKMALQRLREAAEKAKKELSSATTTNINLPFITATAEGPKHFDMNLTRAKFDELTRDLVEKTQEPVRRALSDAGITASELGQVLLVGGSTRIPAVQEEVKRLTGKEPSKSLNPDECVALGASVQGGKLAGDAGAGDILLLDVTPLSLSIETMGGVATRLIERNTTIPTKKSQIFSTAADNQTAVDINVVQGERQFAKDNKSLGQFRLDGIPPAPRGVPQIEVTFDIDANGIVNVSAKDLGTGKEQHITITAGSNMSDDDIDKAVKEAAEFEAQDKKRKEAIDTRNEADAMVFQTEKAIQDVGDKLDAADKAAVEADVQALKDILAKSAPEETSEAQVAEIKAAKEKLMESAQKLFTKMYEQNAAAGAQAGPTPGAGPAPESSANDDVVDGDYKEV; this is encoded by the coding sequence ATGGGAAAAATCATTGGTATTGACCTTGGTACAACAAACAGTTGCGTAGCTGTTATGGAAGGTGGACAGCCTACAGTTATCGCAAATACAGAAGGTGCAAGAACAACACCGTCTGTTGTAGCATTTACAAAGACAGGAGAGCGTCTCGTAGGAGAACCTGCAAAACGTCAGGCAGTTACGAACGCTGCAAGAACGATCTCTTCCATTAAGAGAGAGATGGGTACAGATTATAAAGTAGATATTGATGGAAAGAAGTATTCTCCACAGGAGATTTCAGCAATGATCCTTCAGAAATTGAAAGCGGATGCAGAAGGATATCTTGGAGAGAAAGTAACAGAAGCTGTTATCACAGTTCCGGCTTACTTCAACGATGCTCAGCGTCAGGCTACAAAAGATGCCGGTAAGATTGCAGGACTTGATGTAAAGCGTATCATCAACGAGCCTACAGCAGCAGCTCTTGCTTATGGTCTTGACAACGAGAAAGAGCAGAAGATCATGGTATACGACCTTGGTGGTGGTACATTCGATGTATCTGTTATCGAAATCGGTGACGGAGTTATCGAGGTTCTTTCAACAGCAGGTAACAACAGACTTGGTGGAGATGACTTCGACCAGAAGATCACAGATTATATGCTGGCAGACTTCAAGGCAAAAGAGGGTGTAGATCTTTCAACAGATAAGATGGCTCTTCAGAGATTAAGAGAAGCAGCAGAGAAAGCTAAAAAAGAACTTTCAAGTGCAACGACAACCAATATCAACCTTCCGTTCATCACAGCAACAGCTGAAGGACCGAAGCATTTCGACATGAACCTTACAAGAGCTAAATTTGATGAACTGACAAGAGATCTTGTAGAGAAGACACAGGAGCCGGTAAGACGTGCACTTTCTGATGCAGGTATCACAGCTTCCGAGCTTGGTCAGGTACTTCTTGTTGGTGGATCAACACGTATCCCGGCAGTTCAGGAAGAAGTGAAGAGACTGACAGGCAAAGAGCCAAGCAAATCTCTGAACCCGGATGAGTGTGTAGCACTTGGTGCTTCCGTACAGGGAGGTAAACTTGCAGGAGATGCAGGTGCAGGCGATATCCTTCTTCTTGATGTAACTCCACTGTCACTGTCTATCGAGACAATGGGTGGTGTGGCTACAAGACTGATCGAGAGAAATACAACAATTCCGACAAAGAAGAGCCAGATCTTCTCTACGGCAGCAGATAACCAGACAGCTGTAGATATCAACGTAGTACAGGGTGAGAGACAGTTCGCCAAGGATAATAAATCACTCGGACAGTTCAGACTGGATGGAATCCCGCCGGCTCCACGTGGAGTACCGCAGATTGAAGTTACATTCGATATTGATGCAAACGGTATTGTAAATGTATCTGCGAAGGATCTTGGAACAGGTAAAGAGCAGCATATTACGATCACAGCAGGTTCTAATATGTCTGATGACGATATCGATAAAGCTGTGAAAGAAGCAGCAGAGTTCGAGGCTCAGGATAAGAAACGTAAAGAAGCAATTGATACAAGAAATGAAGCCGATGCTATGGTATTCCAGACAGAAAAAGCAATTCAGGATGTCGGAGATAAACTGGATGCAGCAGATAAGGCAGCCGTAGAAGCTGACGTACAGGCATTGAAAGATATCCTTGCAAAATCTGCACCGGAAGAGACATCTGAGGCTCAGGTTGCAGAGATCAAAGCTGCAAAAGAGAAATTGATGGAAAGTGCTCAGAAGTTATTTACAAAGATGTATGAGCAGAATGCAGCAGCAGGAGCACAGGCTGGTCCTACACCGGGAGCAGGTCCGGCACCGGAAAGTTCTGCAAATGATGATGTAGTAGACGGAGATTACAAAGAGGTTTAA
- the grpE gene encoding nucleotide exchange factor GrpE: MSKEDMVKEAVEEAKAKAEAEETNATTAEAEEAAEAEAKEDAEDTAEAGEETGSEEDQGEEKSGEKKKFFGKKNKKDKKDEKIEELNDRITRQMAEFDNFRKRSEKEKSQMYEIGAKDIIEKILPVVDNFERGLDSIPEEEKGSPFAEGMEKIYKQLMTTLDSLGVKPIKAVGQEFNPDFHNAVMHVEDEEFGENVVAEEFQKGYMYRESVVRHSMVKVAN, translated from the coding sequence ATGAGCAAAGAAGATATGGTGAAAGAGGCTGTAGAAGAGGCGAAAGCAAAAGCTGAAGCAGAAGAAACCAATGCTACAACGGCAGAGGCAGAGGAAGCTGCTGAAGCAGAAGCAAAGGAAGATGCCGAAGATACAGCAGAAGCCGGAGAAGAAACCGGATCTGAAGAGGATCAGGGAGAAGAAAAATCCGGTGAGAAAAAAAAGTTCTTCGGAAAGAAAAATAAGAAGGACAAAAAAGACGAGAAGATCGAAGAGTTAAATGATCGTATCACTCGTCAGATGGCAGAGTTTGATAACTTCCGCAAGAGATCAGAAAAGGAAAAGTCCCAGATGTATGAGATCGGTGCGAAAGATATCATAGAAAAAATTCTTCCGGTCGTTGACAATTTTGAACGTGGATTAGATTCCATACCGGAAGAGGAAAAAGGTTCTCCGTTCGCAGAAGGAATGGAGAAGATCTACAAGCAGCTTATGACGACACTGGATTCACTTGGAGTGAAACCGATCAAAGCTGTTGGTCAGGAGTTTAATCCTGATTTCCACAATGCAGTCATGCATGTGGAGGATGAAGAATTCGGCGAAAATGTTGTTGCTGAAGAATTTCAGAAAGGCTACATGTACCGTGAGAGTGTTGTAAGGCACAGTATGGTAAAGGTAGCAAATTAA
- a CDS encoding diacylglycerol kinase family protein — protein sequence MEQKKKQDHKFYGGFRYAIEGILTGIRQEQNMKMHCIMTVLVVLAGFFFEISKIEWCICLLLCGLIMALELVNTSVEAVVDLVTEKRKPLAKIAKDTAAGAVLIAALFSAVIGCIIFVPKIMEWFTFF from the coding sequence ATGGAACAGAAGAAAAAGCAGGATCATAAATTTTATGGAGGATTCCGGTATGCGATCGAAGGGATTCTGACCGGGATTCGTCAGGAGCAGAATATGAAGATGCACTGTATCATGACAGTGCTGGTGGTGCTGGCGGGATTTTTCTTTGAAATTTCGAAGATAGAATGGTGTATCTGTCTGCTTTTGTGCGGACTGATCATGGCACTGGAACTGGTGAATACATCTGTTGAGGCAGTTGTTGATCTGGTGACGGAGAAAAGAAAACCGCTGGCCAAGATCGCAAAGGATACGGCTGCCGGTGCAGTGCTGATCGCAGCACTTTTTTCTGCAGTGATCGGTTGTATTATTTTTGTTCCAAAAATAATGGAATGGTTTACATTTTTTTGA
- a CDS encoding histidine phosphatase family protein — translation MRILLIRHGDPDYEHDTLTEKGRREAELLAKRASSLAMGSCYQSPLGRAMDTAQPCLKATGKDAEVLEWLREFPAQLDLNKDPELSRAYPGAKMADGKYLIRNVWDMAPGYWTEHEEYMDRREWRNSKVAECSDMKVVYDRVIREFDAFLAEHGYVRERNHYRVEKESTETVTFFCHFAISCVLLSHLWNVSPFVLWHGLVLAPTSVTEVVTEEREQGIAYFRGTKVGDISHLYAGGEEPAFAARFCEVYSNEDQRH, via the coding sequence ATGAGAATTTTATTGATCCGGCACGGAGACCCGGATTATGAACATGATACCTTGACAGAAAAAGGACGCAGGGAGGCAGAACTGCTGGCAAAGAGGGCATCATCGCTTGCGATGGGAAGTTGTTATCAGTCTCCCCTTGGCAGGGCGATGGATACGGCACAGCCCTGTCTGAAAGCGACGGGAAAAGATGCGGAAGTACTGGAGTGGCTGCGGGAATTTCCGGCACAGCTGGATCTGAATAAAGATCCGGAATTGAGCCGGGCATATCCGGGAGCAAAAATGGCAGACGGAAAGTATCTGATAAGGAATGTATGGGATATGGCACCGGGATACTGGACAGAGCATGAAGAATATATGGATCGCAGGGAATGGAGAAATTCCAAGGTGGCAGAATGCTCTGATATGAAAGTGGTTTATGACCGGGTGATCCGGGAGTTTGATGCATTTCTTGCAGAGCATGGATATGTGAGGGAGAGAAATCATTACCGGGTAGAAAAAGAAAGTACAGAGACGGTTACCTTTTTCTGTCATTTTGCGATCAGCTGTGTATTATTATCCCATTTGTGGAATGTTTCCCCGTTTGTATTATGGCATGGGCTGGTGCTTGCACCGACTTCTGTGACCGAGGTGGTAACGGAAGAGAGAGAACAGGGAATTGCGTATTTCCGCGGTACAAAAGTAGGAGATATTTCCCATTTATATGCAGGAGGGGAAGAACCGGCTTTTGCTGCCCGTTTCTGTGAAGTATACAGCAATGAGGATCAGAGACATTAG
- a CDS encoding phasin family protein has translation MERLTDGLKKILLAGIGTVAVTAEKSKDVLDELVKKGELTVEQGKVLNEELKHNIKKTVKDSVNVSVKASSPEELTELLGKMTPEQLEQLKEQLAKMETAEAVDGESEDGVNAEAEAATKETAETAPEKKDEE, from the coding sequence ATGGAAAGATTGACGGATGGTCTGAAAAAGATCTTATTGGCAGGAATCGGAACAGTAGCTGTGACGGCGGAGAAGTCAAAGGACGTGCTGGATGAGCTTGTAAAAAAGGGTGAGCTGACAGTAGAGCAGGGGAAAGTCCTCAACGAAGAGCTGAAGCATAATATCAAGAAGACGGTCAAGGATAGTGTGAATGTATCAGTGAAAGCATCCTCACCGGAAGAACTGACAGAGCTTCTTGGAAAGATGACACCGGAGCAGTTAGAGCAGTTAAAAGAGCAGCTCGCAAAGATGGAAACGGCAGAAGCTGTGGACGGAGAGTCAGAAGACGGAGTGAATGCAGAGGCAGAAGCAGCAACAAAAGAAACTGCTGAAACAGCTCCGGAAAAGAAAGATGAAGAATGA
- a CDS encoding glycogen debranching protein yields MILQNNQTDLVLVPAGQLKPLDTICGFQVRPGFFLDFGATVIPGGVNFTIQSHKATSCELLLFHREAEEPFAVLPFPDNYRIGFCYSMIVFGLDIEEFEYAYRLDGPYDEKMGLRFDRTKVLLDPYARAVTGQSHWGHKNNPQHGYRARVVHSNFDWGQQRHTSIPMEDLIIYELHVRGYTKDASSGVKHPGTFDGLKEKIPYLKGLGVNAVELMPVFEFDEMRDARLIDENLLLDFWGYNPVSFFAPNTSYSSSKEYNREGMELKSLIKELHDQNMEVILDVVFNHTAEGNEFGPSFSFKGFDNQIYYMLTPDGHYYNFSGCGNTLNCNHPVVQNMILDCLRYWVIEYRVDGFRFDLASILGRNEDGTPLHQPPLLRSLAFDSILGNVKLIAEAWDAGGLYQVGSFPSWKRWAEWNGRYRDDMRRFLKGDDFLSQAAARRITGSPDLYDPVFRGRNASVNFLTCHDGFTLYDLYSYNEKHNEANGWGNTDGADDNNSWNCGVEGDTTDPSVLALRRKMMMNACAVLMCSRGTPMFLAGDEFADTRYGNNNPYCQDNLISWLDWSLLEKNRALYEFFRYMIHFRKAHACIRKDLEPSYLGFPSMSLHGLTPWKPDLPESSHTACVLFSGYDDSLHKEDLVFLAVNTHWCSAALTLPQLPDGYTWKIAVNTGDKKQQTFTDSEIPAAGSSVLLGERSVIVFVGERN; encoded by the coding sequence ATGATCTTGCAAAATAATCAGACCGATCTTGTTCTTGTCCCTGCCGGACAATTAAAACCCTTAGACACTATCTGCGGATTTCAGGTGCGTCCCGGATTTTTTCTTGATTTCGGTGCAACCGTGATCCCTGGTGGAGTCAACTTCACGATCCAGTCGCATAAGGCAACCTCCTGCGAACTTTTACTGTTCCACCGGGAAGCGGAAGAGCCCTTTGCCGTTCTTCCATTTCCTGATAATTACCGCATCGGATTCTGCTATTCCATGATCGTATTTGGTCTCGACATTGAAGAATTTGAATATGCTTACCGGCTGGACGGACCTTATGACGAGAAGATGGGGCTCCGCTTTGACCGTACCAAAGTCCTGCTTGACCCTTATGCCCGTGCCGTAACCGGGCAAAGCCACTGGGGCCATAAAAATAATCCGCAACATGGCTACCGGGCACGTGTCGTTCATTCTAACTTCGACTGGGGGCAGCAGCGTCACACTTCCATCCCGATGGAAGATCTCATCATTTATGAACTGCACGTCCGCGGCTACACAAAGGATGCAAGTTCAGGAGTGAAACATCCCGGTACTTTCGACGGTCTGAAAGAAAAGATTCCTTACCTGAAAGGCCTTGGGGTCAATGCCGTTGAGCTGATGCCGGTCTTTGAATTTGACGAAATGCGGGATGCACGACTTATTGATGAAAACCTGCTGCTCGACTTCTGGGGATATAACCCGGTCAGCTTTTTTGCACCAAATACCAGCTACAGCTCTTCTAAAGAGTACAACCGCGAGGGAATGGAACTGAAAAGTCTGATCAAAGAACTTCATGACCAGAACATGGAGGTGATTCTGGATGTGGTTTTTAACCATACTGCCGAGGGAAATGAATTTGGCCCATCCTTTTCTTTCAAAGGCTTTGACAACCAGATTTACTACATGCTCACTCCCGATGGACATTATTATAATTTCAGTGGCTGCGGAAATACGCTCAACTGTAATCATCCCGTAGTGCAAAATATGATCCTGGACTGTCTTCGTTACTGGGTGATCGAATACCGTGTTGACGGGTTTCGGTTCGACCTTGCTTCCATTCTCGGACGCAACGAGGACGGAACTCCTCTGCACCAGCCTCCGCTTCTCCGCAGTCTGGCTTTTGATTCCATCCTTGGAAATGTAAAACTGATCGCAGAAGCCTGGGATGCCGGCGGACTCTACCAGGTCGGATCTTTTCCCTCCTGGAAACGCTGGGCTGAGTGGAATGGACGTTACCGGGATGATATGCGTCGTTTTCTGAAAGGAGATGATTTTCTTTCCCAGGCTGCTGCCCGCCGGATCACCGGTTCACCCGATCTTTATGATCCGGTTTTCCGGGGCAGGAATGCTTCTGTTAATTTTCTGACCTGCCACGATGGATTTACGCTTTACGATCTCTACAGCTATAATGAAAAGCACAATGAAGCCAATGGCTGGGGAAATACAGACGGTGCAGATGACAACAACAGTTGGAACTGTGGTGTGGAAGGAGATACAACGGATCCTTCCGTCCTGGCTCTTCGCAGAAAAATGATGATGAATGCCTGTGCTGTCCTGATGTGCAGCCGTGGCACTCCTATGTTTCTCGCCGGAGATGAATTTGCTGATACACGCTATGGAAATAATAATCCCTACTGTCAGGATAATCTGATCTCCTGGCTGGACTGGTCACTTTTAGAGAAGAACAGAGCATTGTATGAGTTTTTCCGTTATATGATCCACTTCAGAAAAGCTCATGCCTGTATCCGCAAAGACCTTGAGCCTAGTTATCTCGGTTTTCCGTCCATGAGTCTTCATGGTCTCACTCCATGGAAACCTGACCTGCCGGAAAGCAGTCACACTGCCTGCGTTCTCTTTTCAGGTTATGATGACTCTTTGCACAAAGAAGATCTGGTCTTCCTTGCCGTGAATACACACTGGTGTTCCGCTGCTCTGACTCTGCCTCAGCTCCCGGACGGCTATACCTGGAAGATTGCCGTCAATACAGGAGACAAAAAACAGCAGACATTCACGGATTCTGAAATACCTGCTGCCGGTTCCTCCGTTCTGCTTGGAGAACGGTCTGTTATTGTATTTGTGGGGGAAAGAAATTAA
- a CDS encoding Mrp/NBP35 family ATP-binding protein has protein sequence MTEEQKTEGCSESACSSCSQAGSCSSKKVDLHEPANAHSSIGKVIGVVSGKGGVGKSLVTGSLARQMVKMGYKVGILDADITGPSIPKMYGIHEKAQGTQEGILPRIAKDGTKIMSVNLLLEDEEAPVIWRGPVIAGVVKQFWTEVMWGDLDYLFVDMPPGTGDVPLTVFQSLPVDGIVIVTSPQDLVKMIVKKAYGMAKQMNIPVLGIVENYSYILCPDCGKKIHIFGESHIDEIAAELEVPVLGRMPLDAALAEVVEKEAFYEAENPYLEVEVL, from the coding sequence ATGACAGAAGAACAGAAGACGGAAGGATGTTCAGAATCGGCTTGCTCCAGTTGCTCACAGGCAGGTTCCTGCAGCAGTAAGAAAGTGGATCTGCACGAGCCGGCAAATGCACATTCATCCATTGGAAAAGTCATTGGAGTTGTCAGTGGAAAAGGAGGCGTCGGAAAATCTCTTGTCACCGGCTCACTTGCAAGGCAGATGGTGAAAATGGGATACAAGGTTGGGATTCTTGATGCAGATATTACCGGACCTTCCATTCCGAAAATGTACGGTATTCATGAAAAAGCTCAGGGAACGCAGGAAGGTATCCTTCCACGGATTGCAAAAGACGGGACAAAGATCATGTCAGTGAACTTGTTGCTTGAAGATGAGGAGGCTCCGGTAATCTGGCGTGGACCGGTGATCGCAGGGGTTGTGAAGCAGTTCTGGACAGAGGTTATGTGGGGAGATCTTGATTATCTGTTTGTGGATATGCCACCGGGAACGGGAGATGTTCCGCTGACCGTATTCCAGTCACTTCCGGTCGATGGGATCGTGATCGTGACATCTCCGCAGGATCTGGTCAAAATGATCGTGAAAAAGGCGTATGGTATGGCAAAGCAGATGAATATTCCGGTGCTTGGCATTGTTGAAAATTATAGCTATATCCTCTGTCCAGACTGCGGAAAAAAGATCCACATTTTCGGAGAAAGCCATATTGATGAGATCGCTGCGGAACTGGAAGTGCCGGTTCTTGGCAGGATGCCGTTAGATGCAGCACTTGCAGAGGTCGTGGAAAAAGAAGCATTTTATGAAGCAGAGAATCCTTATCTGGAAGTTGAGGTCTTATAG
- the dnaJ gene encoding molecular chaperone DnaJ, translating into MAEAKRDYYEVLGVSKDADDATIKKAYRQLAKKYHPDMNPGDKEAEKKFKEASEAYAVLSDADKRRQYDQFGHAAFEGGAGGAGGFGGGFNGADFGDIFGDIFGDLFGGPRRGGTSNGPMKGANIRKSVRITFEEAVHGCEKELELVLKDPCEDCHGTGAKPGTSPETCPKCGGKGQIVYTSQSFFGTVQNVQTCPTCGGSGKVVKEKCPKCAGTGYTASKKKIKVTIPAGIDNGQSIRIREKGEPGVNGGPRGDLLVEVNVSRHPVFQRVDMNILSTVSISFAIAALGGEIKIPTVDGDVVCTIKPGTKTGTKVRLTGKGVPSLRNSQVRGDHLVTVVIQTPDHLSAEAKEALRRFDELTGNTLKRSENTETAEDKKSKKKSFKEKVKEVFEDKE; encoded by the coding sequence ATGGCAGAGGCAAAAAGAGATTATTATGAAGTACTCGGCGTAAGTAAGGATGCCGATGATGCTACAATAAAAAAAGCATATCGTCAGCTTGCAAAGAAGTACCATCCGGATATGAATCCGGGAGATAAAGAAGCTGAGAAAAAGTTCAAAGAGGCTTCTGAAGCCTATGCCGTTCTGAGTGACGCTGACAAACGTCGTCAGTATGATCAGTTCGGCCACGCGGCATTTGAGGGAGGTGCCGGAGGTGCAGGTGGATTTGGCGGCGGATTTAATGGAGCTGATTTTGGAGACATTTTCGGAGATATCTTTGGAGATCTGTTCGGAGGTCCCAGAAGAGGCGGAACAAGTAATGGCCCGATGAAAGGTGCCAATATCAGAAAAAGTGTCCGCATTACGTTTGAAGAGGCAGTACATGGATGTGAAAAAGAGCTGGAGCTGGTTCTGAAAGATCCATGTGAAGACTGTCATGGTACAGGTGCAAAGCCGGGAACTTCTCCCGAGACTTGTCCAAAGTGTGGTGGAAAGGGTCAGATTGTTTATACATCCCAGTCTTTCTTTGGTACTGTACAGAATGTGCAGACCTGTCCGACCTGTGGCGGTTCAGGAAAAGTTGTAAAAGAAAAGTGTCCGAAATGTGCAGGAACCGGATATACCGCAAGTAAGAAGAAGATCAAAGTTACTATTCCAGCAGGAATTGATAACGGACAGAGTATCCGTATTCGCGAAAAAGGCGAGCCGGGAGTTAATGGCGGTCCGAGAGGAGATCTGCTTGTTGAGGTAAATGTATCCAGACATCCGGTATTCCAGCGTGTAGATATGAATATCCTCTCTACAGTTTCAATATCCTTTGCGATCGCAGCACTTGGTGGAGAGATCAAGATCCCGACAGTAGATGGAGATGTAGTCTGCACGATCAAGCCGGGAACAAAAACCGGAACAAAGGTACGTTTAACCGGAAAAGGTGTTCCGTCATTGAGAAATTCACAGGTCAGAGGAGATCATCTGGTTACAGTAGTGATCCAGACACCGGATCATCTGAGTGCAGAAGCAAAAGAAGCTCTCAGAAGATTTGATGAGTTGACAGGAAATACACTGAAACGCAGTGAAAATACAGAAACCGCAGAGGACAAAAAGTCAAAGAAGAAGTCTTTCAAAGAAAAAGTGAAAGAAGTTTTTGAAGATAAAGAATAA
- a CDS encoding alpha/beta hydrolase, translating into MKGQGTEIWKKEEYSYEGAHGFIPVMVSYMHEDDKIHPAMIVVPGGGYRQVSRTEAHLVAMDFYEADYNVFVLVYTVNPLDEVPLGMQPLQDISRAIRMIRGKAEEYRITPEKIAVCGFSAGGHLCASLSVHWKDIKDPDPVYDRVSNRPDAAILAYPVITAGKAAHPGSFVALFGENPDQKDLDYMSLEKHVTADTPPCFLWQTATDESVPVENSYLFAKACKEAGVPYAHHVFSDGVHGMSVATEDWLEERGREPYTMEQIRLLGEAILRGETRFEKKTGEELLAKYGISRPAPEKWSRDEKEHLRKVLKEVGAWRMLAKCWLAAVWDV; encoded by the coding sequence ATGAAAGGACAGGGAACAGAGATCTGGAAAAAAGAAGAATATTCTTATGAAGGAGCTCATGGATTTATTCCGGTGATGGTCAGTTATATGCATGAGGATGATAAGATCCATCCGGCTATGATCGTTGTTCCGGGAGGTGGATACCGGCAGGTTTCACGGACAGAAGCACATCTGGTTGCCATGGATTTTTACGAGGCAGATTATAATGTATTTGTGCTTGTCTATACAGTGAATCCGCTGGATGAAGTTCCACTGGGAATGCAGCCTCTTCAGGATATTTCAAGAGCAATCCGCATGATACGCGGGAAAGCAGAAGAGTACCGGATCACCCCGGAGAAGATCGCAGTATGCGGATTTTCTGCAGGAGGGCATTTATGTGCCAGTTTAAGTGTGCATTGGAAGGATATAAAAGATCCGGATCCGGTATATGACCGGGTGTCCAACCGTCCGGATGCAGCGATTCTTGCTTATCCGGTCATCACTGCAGGAAAGGCGGCACATCCGGGATCTTTTGTCGCCTTATTCGGGGAGAACCCGGATCAGAAGGATCTAGATTATATGTCACTTGAAAAGCATGTGACCGCAGATACGCCACCCTGCTTTTTGTGGCAGACAGCAACAGATGAGTCAGTTCCGGTAGAGAACAGTTATCTTTTTGCAAAGGCGTGTAAAGAAGCAGGTGTTCCGTATGCTCATCACGTATTTTCAGATGGTGTTCACGGAATGTCTGTAGCGACAGAAGACTGGCTGGAGGAAAGAGGCAGAGAACCTTATACGATGGAGCAGATCAGACTGCTTGGCGAAGCAATCCTGAGAGGTGAAACCAGGTTTGAGAAAAAGACCGGTGAGGAGCTGCTTGCGAAGTATGGAATTTCCAGACCTGCACCGGAAAAATGGAGTCGGGATGAGAAAGAACACTTGCGGAAGGTTTTAAAAGAAGTTGGTGCATGGAGGATGCTTGCAAAGTGCTGGCTTGCAGCAGTATGGGATGTGTAG